In the genome of Myroides phaeus, one region contains:
- a CDS encoding IS3 family transposase, which produces MDKICKLFGKTRSAYYQSINKYERQSIKDDIILQEVLKIRTSLPKVGTRKLQYMLQERLATHKISIGRDYLFDLLDSQKMLIRQRKRKAYTTDSRAWRGQYLDLYNGVKVIRPEQFWVSDITYIRLNNAWGYLSLITDAYSHKIMGYSFNLDLTTKGCLKALTMALKNRMYTEKLIHHSDRGCQYCSATYTQLLIDNDISISTTQSGEPRDNAVAERVNGIIKGEFNLNYSSLGYQKTKEKIGNSIEAYNQIRPHDSCDRLTPNQAHLKTGVLPKRWKNYYKNKTEKKELVQQ; this is translated from the coding sequence ATAGACAAAATATGTAAACTGTTTGGGAAAACACGAAGTGCTTATTATCAGTCAATTAATAAATATGAGCGGCAATCAATAAAAGATGATATCATCTTACAAGAAGTATTGAAAATCAGAACCAGCCTTCCTAAGGTAGGTACTCGAAAACTTCAGTATATGCTCCAAGAACGCTTAGCTACACATAAGATAAGCATAGGCAGAGATTATTTATTTGATTTATTAGATAGTCAAAAAATGTTGATTAGGCAGCGCAAACGAAAAGCATACACAACAGATTCTAGAGCATGGAGAGGTCAATATTTGGACTTGTATAATGGTGTAAAGGTTATTAGACCAGAGCAATTTTGGGTAAGTGATATTACATATATACGACTAAATAATGCTTGGGGATATCTGAGTTTAATCACAGATGCTTATTCACATAAAATAATGGGATATAGTTTTAATCTAGATTTGACTACAAAAGGGTGTTTGAAAGCCTTAACAATGGCGTTAAAAAATAGAATGTATACAGAAAAACTTATTCATCATTCTGATAGAGGATGCCAATACTGTAGCGCTACTTACACTCAGTTATTAATAGATAACGATATATCAATAAGTACTACACAAAGTGGAGAGCCAAGAGATAACGCAGTAGCAGAGCGAGTAAATGGTATAATTAAAGGAGAGTTTAATCTAAACTACTCAAGTTTAGGGTATCAAAAAACTAAGGAAAAAATAGGTAATAGCATAGAAGCTTATAATCAAATTAGACCTCACGATAGTTGTGATAGATTAACTCCTAATCAAGCGCACCTAAAAACAGGGGTGCTTCCTAAAAGATGGAAGAATTATTACAAGAATAAAACAGAGAAAAAAGAACTTGTACAGCAGTAA